DNA sequence from the Planctomycetota bacterium genome:
CCAGGGACGCGGCCACCGAGCGCGTCGCTGCAGCCCGGACGGCCGCGGCCGGCGCCCAGGCAGAGGCCATGCGGCTCGCCGACGAACGTGGCGCCCTCGCCACCCGGTGGAGCGCCGCCGCCACCCGCCACGCCGAGCTCGAGGGGGAGGAGCTCTCGACCGGCCAGGCGCTGGCCGCCGCGGCCCGGAGCGCCGAAGATGCCGCCCGCGCGGTGCGCACCGCCGCCGACCGTCGCGATGCCGATCTCGACACCCGTAGCCGCCTGGCGGCCACGGCTGCCGCCGAACGGGAACGCCTCGCCACCCTCCAAGCCGCCCTCCACGGCCATGAGCTCGAGGCGGGGGAGCTGCGCCACCGACGTGAGCGGATCCTCGAACGCGTCCGCGAGGACTACGGCATCGATCCGCTCGACGCGGAACCGGATGCCGATGCCGACGCCGTCGCCGATCGCGTCGCCCTCGACGCCGAGATCGAACAGCTGCGCCGCCGGCTCGCGGCGATGGGTTCGGTCAACATGGAGGCGTTGGCGGAGGCCGACGCCCTGGCGGAGCGGCTCGCCACGCTCGATGGCCAACTCGCCGACCTGACGCGGGCGCGGCAGGCCATCGAGCAGCTGATCGGCCGGATCGACGAGGAGAGCCGTCGGCTCCTCGGCGAGACGATCGAGACGGTCCGGGGCCACTTCCGCGACCTGTTCACGAGGTTGTTCGGGGGCGGGCAGGCCGACATCGTCCTCGACCCCGCGCTCGATCTCCTCGAGACGTCGGTCGAGATCGTCGCCCGGCCGCCGGGCAAGGAGCCGCGCGGCATCGGCCTGCTGTCAGGCGGTGAGAAGACGATGACCTGCGTCGCCCTGCTGCTGGCGATCTTCCGCTCGCATCCGAGCCCGTTCTGCGTCCTCGACGAGGTCGACGCCGCCCTCGACGAGGCCAACGTCGACCGGTTCACCGCCGCCCTCGGCGGTTTCCGCGACACCCAGTTCATCGTCGTCACCCATTCAAAGAAGACGATGGCCGCCGCCGGCACGCTGTACGGCGTGACGATGGAGGAGTCAGGGGTCTCGAAACGGGTCGCGGTGCACCTCGAACGCCGGGCCGCGGAATCACGCCCCCGGGCCGCCGCCTGACCTTCTCGCGCCGCCGGCACAGGCCGGTCACCCGCTCCGACCGCTGCCGCCGCGAAGAACGGCTCAAGTCCCACCGCGGGACCATTCGATCTACACGGGTGGACGGTCAGACCGCGATCGGGTTCCGGAACACGGGATCCGATCGCCGGGATGAAGCAGGGGGGGACACCTGCGAGTCGTGGCATCCGCCGGGGACGCGAAGCGTCTCCCGGACGCGGTGTGCCCATTCCAGCCCCCCCGGCGTTCTCCCGCCGGCCCTCGTGGGGTGCGACGACGCGGTCGTTTCCACGCTGCAGGTTCCGCGTCGGGGGGGCTGTGTCCGCGCTCGTGAGAGTGGGGGCTGGCCAAACGCGTTCCGGACACGAACGATTCACATGGAGTGCACGGTAATGAAGGTTTTCACGACGGGCCAGGTCGCCAAAATCTGTAAAGTCGCCCCCCGTACGGTGAGCAAGTGGTTCGACTCGGGACGCCTCAAGGGCTACCGCATCCCCGGGTCACAGGACCGGCGGATCCCGCGGGAGTACCTGATCCGGTTCCTCAAGGAACACGGCATGCCGCTGGGTGACCTCGAGGACGAGGCGATGGCCAAGGTCCTCCTCGTGGGTCAGGACCAGGTGCTCATCGAAAACCTCAAGAAGCACCTTCCCGTGGAGCGCTCGTTCAAGATCCAGGTGGCCGCCAGCGGGTTCGAGGCCGGCATCCAGGCGGAGAGTTTCCATCCCGACTGCATCGTCGTCGATTACTCGATCGGCCGCATCGACGCCCAGCAGATCTGCCAAAATCTTCGCCGCAATCCCGAGTACGCCGACACGATCGTGATCGCACTGCTGCCCGACGACGGCTCGCAGATCACGGTCGACAGGGCCCACGTCAACGAGAGCTTCAAGAAGCCGTTCGACGTCGCCCTCCTCGCCGAGCGCCTGCGGACGCTGATCGGCGCCCGCAAGGAACTCGTCTGACGCGGCCCCCGCGCGACACGACTCCATGGCCTGCGGGCCGGTGCGCCAGCCGCACCGGCCCGCGGTGCTTTCCGGGGACCGCGCCGGCAGGTATCCTCGCCGCCATGTCCGGCCACGGCATCCGCATGATCGACGTCGCCGCCAAGCCGGTGACGGAACGCCGTGCCCGGGCCAGTGCCCGGGTCCGCTGCCTCGCGACGACGGTCGAGCGGCTCCGCAGCGGCTCGCTCGACAAGGGCGACGCCCTCGCCGTCGCCCGGCTGGCCGGCGTGATGGCGGCGAAGCGCACCGCCGATGTCGTGCCGCTGTGCCATCCGCTCCCGCTCGACGCGGTCGAGGTGACCGTGCTCCTCCCGCCGCCGGGCGACGCCATGGTGACCATCGAGGCGGTCGTCCGGGCGACGGCACGGACGGGGGTGGAGATGGAGGCTCTGGTGGCGGCGACGGCCGCCGCACTGGCGTTGTACGACTGCTGCAAGTCGATCGACCGCGGGATGGTGATCGAGCAGGTGCAGCTCGACGAGAAGGAGGGGGGCCGGAGCGGCGCGTGGCGCCGTTAGCCACCGCCCTCCTGAACCGTACCGCGCCGGTCAGGCGTCGCCGCGCGGGACCGCGGCGGGCGGAAGACCGCCGGTCGGGAGGTTGGCCTCGGCGAGAATCGGCTCCAACTCCTCGACGAAGGCGCGGACGTCCTTGAACTGCCGGTACACGCTGGCGAAGCGCACGAAGGCCACCTGGTCGAGACGCCGCAACGCCTCCATCAGCCGCTCGCCGATGACGCGGCTGGGGATCTCGCTCTCATAGCCGTCGGCGAACTCCGTCTCCAGCGCCGTCACCACCCCCTCGATATCGGCGTCGGTGACCGGGCGCTTCCAGCAGGCACGCGAAAGCCCGCGCTTGAGCTTGTCGCGGTCGAACGGCTCGCGCTCGCCCCCCTTCTTGACCACCGTGAGCTGCTGGCGCTCGACCCGCTCGTAGGTCGTGAACCGGCGCCGGCACGACAGGCACTCCCGGCGCCGCCGGATCGTGTTGCCGTCGTCTCCGGCGCGTGAATCGATGACCCGGTCGTTTTCGATCCGGCAAAACGGACAGCGCACCGCGGTCCTCCTCCCTGCGAGCGTGTGCCGCTGGCGGCACGATCGACTTCCGATCCGTCAGCTGCCGATCACCCCACCGTGGTCACCGTCGAATCGCGGCGGCAGCGCCGCCACGGCCGCCGGTTGGAACCCGTCGGCGAGGGGATCCGCGCGGTGGTCGATGCCGTCGTCGTCCCCCGCGCCGTCGGCCGGCGCGGCGTCGATCTCCTCGATCCCCTCGGGGAGCGGCTCGTCGGCCGCCGCCGGGGTCCGGTCGGAGCGGCGCGCGAGCGTCCAGTCACGACGCTGCCGCGAGCTGGGGATCTTCATCGCCTTGCGGTACTTGGTCACCGTCCGCCGCGCCAGCGTGATTCCCCGCGCCGCGAGCTGCTCGACGAGGTCGTCGTCGCTGTAGGGCGCGTCCTTCGGCTCGCCCTGGATGATCTCCTGAAGCTTGAGGCGGACGGTGTCCCAGGCGACCTCGTCGCCGTCGGCACTCACCGTCCCGCCGACGAAGAACCGCCGCAGCGCGTACAACCCGCGCGGCGTCTGCAGCCATTTGTCGTCGACCGCGCGGCTCACGGTGGTGACGTGCATCACGATCCGGTCGGCGATCTGCTGCATTTTGAGCGGCTCGATCGCCTCCGGCCCCTCGGTGAGAAACCGCGTCTGGTGGTCGACGATCGCCTGGGCCGTCTTGAGGAGCGTCGAGCGGCGCTGCTCGATCGACTCGATCAGCCACTGGGCGGCGTTGATCTTGCGCTTGATGTACTCGCGCGTGGCGGGTGTCGTGTCGGCGTCGGCGAGCATCGCCCGGTAGGTCGGGCTGATCCGCAGGTTCGGCAGGTCGACGTCCTCGAGGCGGACCTTCCACGTCCCGTCGGGCTGCTGCTCGACGTAGGCGTCGGGCTTCACCGCGGGCACCACCCGGACGATGAACGCCGCCCCGGGCTTCGGATTGAGCGAGTGGAGGAGGCGCCGCAGCCGCTCAATCTCGGCGATGCTGAAGCCGGTCTTCTTCTCGATGAACGGGAGCCGGTTGGCCGCCAGATCCTCGAGGTGGTCGCCGACCAGCCGCCGCAGCTGCCGCGAGCAGGGGGTTTCGGGACGGATCTGGAGGAGCAGGCACTCGCGGAGATCGCGGGCCCCGACCCCGGTCGGATCCATGCTCTGCACGATTTCGAGGGCCTGAGTGAGATCAGCGAGTTGCCCCGCCGGCCCGTCGGGATCGATCAGTTCCTCGAGCGGCAACGGCAGGTACCCGTTGGCGTCGAGGTTGTTGATCACCCGTTCGGCGGCCTGGCGCTGCCCGGGGGTGAGGTCGTATCCGGAGAGCTGGTCGGAGAGGTGGTTGAACAGCGTTTCCGGCCGTTCCTCCATGTTGGCGATCGCGTCAAGGTAGCGATCGGAGGCCTCCTCGATCCGGCCGGCACTGGGGCGGCTGCGGTCGTCGTCGGAATCGGGGTATTCAGCCGCCCAATCGTAGGAGCGCTCGAAATCGGCCTGATTGGCATGCTCCTGGTCGACGACGAGGGGCTGCTCGTCGAGCGGCTTGCCCACCTCGGGAGCGGGGGCAACTTCCGCCACCGGAAGGTCTCCATCCCCCTCGTCGACCTCGAGCGTCTCGTTGTTCTGGATCTCCTGCTCGATCCGCTCCTCGAGGGCGAGCAACGGCAACTGCAGGATCTCCATCGACTGGATCATGCGCGGCGCAAGCACCTGCTTTTGCGCCATCCGCATTTCCTGGCCGAACGACATCCGCATCGCAGTGCCTCGCATCCGCCCCGGGGCCCGGCCCGAAAACGTGGCCTCAGGATACCCTGTTCGGTCGCCGGCGCCGCACCCTGGCGTTTTCCCGGCCGGGGGAGCAGCCGCTGGCACGATCACTGGCCGGACGACGACGGGAACGAAGCCCGACCGCGGGGCTCAGAAGGCGCGGCGTTCGGCCAGGGCGTCGGCGAGCATGTCACGATTGGCATGCTCGAGGGGGGTGCCGACCGTCAGCCCACGGGCCAGCCTGGTGATCGTCACGGGGAGCCCGGCGAGCCGCTGGACGACGGCCAGCGCCGTCGCATCCCCCTCGACGCTCGGCGTCGTCGCCATGATCACCTCGCGAACCGCGCCTCCCCGGATCCGGGCGACGAGGGACTCGATGGCGAGCCGCTCCGGACCGATGCCCGCCAGCGGCGACAGCCGGCCGCCGAGGACGTGGTAGACGCCACGGTAGTGCCCGGCTTCCTCGAAGGCCGCCAGGTCGCGGACCCGCTCGACGACGCAGATCGTGGCCAGGTCACGGCGCGGATCGACGCAGATCGAGCAGCGTTCCTGCTCGCCGAGATTGCCACACACCGTGCAGGGGCGAAGGTCCTCACGCACGGCGCGGATGGCGTCGGCGAACGCCAGCGCCTCGGCGGCGGGCATCTGCAGGACATGGTGGGCGAGCCTCTCTGCCGACTTGCGGCCGATCCCCGGGAGCCCGGCGAAGGCGTCGACCAGGCGCCCGATCGGCCCGCCGACACCCTCGGCCACGGCGCGCGGCGTGCGCCGCCCGGGCCGGTCCCGTGGGGCCTGCTCGTCAGCCATCGGGCTCCCCTCCTGAGGCTTCCGCGGCCATCCCCACCGCATCGCCGCCCACGGGCTCCGTCGCCGGCACGACGGCGACCGCGGCACCGGTGCCGTCGACCTCGCGGGGCCGGGGCGGGTCGACCCGGCGGATGGAACCGTCGAAAAGTTCACACGCCTGTCGGACGAGCGGATGCGCGGTCGCGGCGCGGACCAGCGCCGCCTGCGAGAGCCCGGCGCCGCTCCCGGCGTCGGCCTTCGGGCCCGGGGACGAAGCCCCCCCGGCGTCCGCCTCGTCGGCGGCGAGGTCGACCGCGACGCTCGCAGGACGCCCGACGATCCCGACCAGCGCCCGCTGGAGCCCCGTGACCACGTCGGAACCACGGAGAAAGTCGAGCGCCATCCGCGCCCCGGCGGGCAACGTGACGGCGAGCCGGCCCTCGTGCCACACCGCCTGCACGGCGAGGTCGGCGAAATCGGCGGCCAGACCGCCGACGATCCGGCCACACTCGCGCCACACCACGAGCGGCTCGGCATCGGCACTGACTCCGGGGGCGACAGGCGCGGAGGCCGCAGGCGCTGCCGACGGCTGCGGCACGGCGAACGCCGGCGCTACCGCGTGCGGGGCCGGCACGGCCGCAGTCAGGTCAGCCGTTTTTTTTTCGCGCCGCTCCGGCGGGCCCGCGGCCGGGACCGCGCCCGCCGGTGCCGACAGCGTGCCGACGAGGGTGGCCAGCCCGTCGAGGTCCTCGAGTGCCGCCAACCGGACCACCGCCATCTCGGCGAGCACCGTCGGGTGGGCGCTCGAGCGCATCCGCGCCAGTGCCTGGTCGACGATCTGCAGCATCGCCAGGACCGTGGCCGTGCCGAGCCGGGGTCCGGCGTCGAGGAGATCGATCCCCAGGCCGTCCCCTTCCCGGAGCGCCTCGCGGCCGGAGCCGACGCTCGCCACCAGGCAGTCACGCAGCGCCCCGAGGATCTGCTCGAGCACGCCGCCGCAGTCGGCCCCGCCGCGGAGGGCGGCGTCGAGTCCGGCCAGCGCCGCGCGCGGATCGCGGTCGAAGATCGCGCGGAGGATAGCGCCGACCAGTTCGTCGCGGCCGGTGCCGATGAGGGCATGGACGTCGTCGATCCCGATCTCGCGCGGCGTGCCGTCGCCCACGATGCCGCCGAGCAGCTGCTCGAGGAGCGACTGGCTGTCGCGCATGCTGCCGTTGGCCCGCCGGGCGACGAGGTCGATCGCCGGGGCCGTGATCGCCATCCCCTCGGCCGCGACGATCTGCGCGAGCCGTCCGGCGATCGCCGGCGCGTCGACGACGTGGAAGTCGAACCGCTGGCAGCGCGAGAGGATCGTCACCGGGAGTTTGTCGGGCTCGGTCGTGCAGAGGACGAACTTGACGTGCGGCGGCGGCTCCTCGAGCGTCTTGAGGAGGGCGTTGAACGCCTCGCGCGTGAGCATGTGGACTTCGTCGATGATGTACACCTTGAACCGCCCCCGCGCCGGCCGGACGGCGACGTTCTGGCGGAGCTGGCGGATCTCGTCGATGCCGCGGTTGCTGGCGGCGTCGATCTCGAGGACGTCGATGTCCTGGCCGCCGGCGATCGCCAGGCAGGCGTCGCAGGCGTCGCACGGCTCGGCCGCCGGACCGCGCTGGCACTGCAGGGCCTTGGCGAGGATCCGCGCGGCACTGGTCTTGCCCACGCCGCGGGCGCCAGTGAACAGGTAGGCGTGCCCGACGCGCCCGGACTCGATCGCCCCCGAGAGGCCACGGGCGACGTGCTCCTGGCCGACGAGATCGGCGAAGCGCTGGGGCCGATAGCGGCGTGCGACCACCCGGTACCCGGCCGCCTGCTCCCCCTCCCCGGCGACGGAGTTCCGATCGGGAGGGGGCATGGCGGATCACCTCGGGGGCCGGATGCCGATGAGAGGCCCTCCGCACAAAGGAGCGACTGCTTATGGCTGCTGCGGTTAGGCCCTGACCAGGTTCGCAGGCCCCCATCGCAGGGGCCTCTCATCGGCATCCGCACCCTCTCCGAACGGTTGTACGCGGCTCCCCACCCCCCGGTCAAAGGCTGCTACATTTCGCCCCCATGTCGTCGCCGATGATGCAGCAGTTCGCCGCCGCCAAGGCCCGGTGCCCCGGGGCCCTGGTGCTGTTTCGGATGGGGGACTTCTACGAACTGTTCGGCGACGATGCCCGCGAGGCCGCCGCCCTCCTCGATCTCACGCTCACCAGCCGCGACAAGGGCCCCGACGCCCTGCCGATGGCCGGCTTTCCCTTTCACCAACTCGACACCCAACTGGCGCGGCTCGTCGCCGCCGGCCGGCGGGTGGCGATCTGCGAGCAGATCGACGACCCGAAGACGACCAAGGGGCTGCTCCGCCGCGAGGTGACGCGGATCGTCACGCCGGGCATCGCCGCCGACGAATCGCTGCTCGCGGCCGACCGGCGCAACCACCTGCTGGCGCTGGTGCCAGCCGGCTCGGGAACACCGGCCGGCCTGGCCTGGATCGACGTCGCCGCCGGCCGCTTCGAGGCCGCCACCCTCCCCGGCGACGACGTCGCCGACCTCGTGCTGCGCCTCGCTCCCTCGGAGTGCCTGTGCGGCGAGGGGGACCGGGCCGCGGCCGCCGAAGCCGCGCGCGGCGGCGGCTTCGACCGGGCCCTGACGACGCGCCCGGACTGGTGGTTCGGGGCAGCCGAGGTGATGCGGGCGCTCGACGGCTGCCTCGGATGCCGGCTCGAGGGGCTCGGCTTCGACCTCCCCGCCGACCTTCCGGGGATCCGCGCCGCCGGAGCGATCGTCGCCTACCTCCGCGAGAACGATCCGGCGGCGGTGGCCCGGATCAACTCGCTGTCGCCGTGGCGGCCCGGGCACCGCCTCGAGATCGACGAGGCCTCGCGCCGGAGCCTCGAACTGCTCCGCTCGAGCACCACCGGGCTCCGCGCCGGGTCGC
Encoded proteins:
- the dnaX gene encoding DNA polymerase III subunit gamma/tau; the protein is MPPPDRNSVAGEGEQAAGYRVVARRYRPQRFADLVGQEHVARGLSGAIESGRVGHAYLFTGARGVGKTSAARILAKALQCQRGPAAEPCDACDACLAIAGGQDIDVLEIDAASNRGIDEIRQLRQNVAVRPARGRFKVYIIDEVHMLTREAFNALLKTLEEPPPHVKFVLCTTEPDKLPVTILSRCQRFDFHVVDAPAIAGRLAQIVAAEGMAITAPAIDLVARRANGSMRDSQSLLEQLLGGIVGDGTPREIGIDDVHALIGTGRDELVGAILRAIFDRDPRAALAGLDAALRGGADCGGVLEQILGALRDCLVASVGSGREALREGDGLGIDLLDAGPRLGTATVLAMLQIVDQALARMRSSAHPTVLAEMAVVRLAALEDLDGLATLVGTLSAPAGAVPAAGPPERREKKTADLTAAVPAPHAVAPAFAVPQPSAAPAASAPVAPGVSADAEPLVVWRECGRIVGGLAADFADLAVQAVWHEGRLAVTLPAGARMALDFLRGSDVVTGLQRALVGIVGRPASVAVDLAADEADAGGASSPGPKADAGSGAGLSQAALVRAATAHPLVRQACELFDGSIRRVDPPRPREVDGTGAAVAVVPATEPVGGDAVGMAAEASGGEPDG
- a CDS encoding helix-turn-helix domain-containing protein codes for the protein MKVFTTGQVAKICKVAPRTVSKWFDSGRLKGYRIPGSQDRRIPREYLIRFLKEHGMPLGDLEDEAMAKVLLVGQDQVLIENLKKHLPVERSFKIQVAASGFEAGIQAESFHPDCIVVDYSIGRIDAQQICQNLRRNPEYADTIVIALLPDDGSQITVDRAHVNESFKKPFDVALLAERLRTLIGARKELV
- the nrdR gene encoding transcriptional repressor NrdR gives rise to the protein MRCPFCRIENDRVIDSRAGDDGNTIRRRRECLSCRRRFTTYERVERQQLTVVKKGGEREPFDRDKLKRGLSRACWKRPVTDADIEGVVTALETEFADGYESEIPSRVIGERLMEALRRLDQVAFVRFASVYRQFKDVRAFVEELEPILAEANLPTGGLPPAAVPRGDA
- the moaC gene encoding cyclic pyranopterin monophosphate synthase MoaC — its product is MRMIDVAAKPVTERRARASARVRCLATTVERLRSGSLDKGDALAVARLAGVMAAKRTADVVPLCHPLPLDAVEVTVLLPPPGDAMVTIEAVVRATARTGVEMEALVAATAAALALYDCCKSIDRGMVIEQVQLDEKEGGRSGAWRR
- the recR gene encoding recombination protein RecR; this translates as MADEQAPRDRPGRRTPRAVAEGVGGPIGRLVDAFAGLPGIGRKSAERLAHHVLQMPAAEALAFADAIRAVREDLRPCTVCGNLGEQERCSICVDPRRDLATICVVERVRDLAAFEEAGHYRGVYHVLGGRLSPLAGIGPERLAIESLVARIRGGAVREVIMATTPSVEGDATALAVVQRLAGLPVTITRLARGLTVGTPLEHANRDMLADALAERRAF
- the rpoN gene encoding RNA polymerase factor sigma-54 gives rise to the protein MRMSFGQEMRMAQKQVLAPRMIQSMEILQLPLLALEERIEQEIQNNETLEVDEGDGDLPVAEVAPAPEVGKPLDEQPLVVDQEHANQADFERSYDWAAEYPDSDDDRSRPSAGRIEEASDRYLDAIANMEERPETLFNHLSDQLSGYDLTPGQRQAAERVINNLDANGYLPLPLEELIDPDGPAGQLADLTQALEIVQSMDPTGVGARDLRECLLLQIRPETPCSRQLRRLVGDHLEDLAANRLPFIEKKTGFSIAEIERLRRLLHSLNPKPGAAFIVRVVPAVKPDAYVEQQPDGTWKVRLEDVDLPNLRISPTYRAMLADADTTPATREYIKRKINAAQWLIESIEQRRSTLLKTAQAIVDHQTRFLTEGPEAIEPLKMQQIADRIVMHVTTVSRAVDDKWLQTPRGLYALRRFFVGGTVSADGDEVAWDTVRLKLQEIIQGEPKDAPYSDDDLVEQLAARGITLARRTVTKYRKAMKIPSSRQRRDWTLARRSDRTPAAADEPLPEGIEEIDAAPADGAGDDDGIDHRADPLADGFQPAAVAALPPRFDGDHGGVIGS